TCAGAAGAATCGCATTCAGATGTTTCTTGGTCCGAATGAATTCCTTGGCATGAATCAGGATTTCCGTCGTGGTACCTTCTGTACCGGCGAGCGGCTGGTGAATCATAACTCGGGAATTCGGCAAAGCGTAACGCTTCCCCTTTGTCCCTGCTGTCAACAAAACCGCTCCCATGCTGGCGGCCTGGCCAATCACATAAGTCGCCACGTCGCAGGAGATGAATTGCATCGTGTCGTAGATGCTCATTCCGGCTGTTACCGAGCCGCCCGGGCTGTTGATATATAGGTGAATGTCGGCTTTCGGATCTTCGTACTGAAGATACAAAAGTTGAGCTACGACAAGATTGGCCGATTGATCATCGACTTGGCCGAGCATGAAGATAATTCGATCTTTGAGCAATCGGCTGTAGATATCGAATACGCGTTCTTCCCGGTTACTGCGGTCTAAAACGTAGGGAACCAACGGCATGATGTGCCTCCCACTGAATTTATTCGATTAGGGTAAACGCCGCGGGAGATATCCGCAGCGGAAAATATTGATCGATAACGCTCGAATTAAGGCTTCTTGGGGGACTCGATTTTCTGAAGCACTTCGTCGACCAGACCGAATTCCTTGGCCTGGATGGCACTGAAGAACCGATCCCGTTCGCTTTCTTTCTCAATGACACTCAATGGCTGACCGGTATGCTTCACCAGAATGTCATTCAGCAAGGAACGGTCTTTCAGGATTTCCGCGGCCTGAATTTCGATATCGGAAACCTGCCCTCCCACCTGGCCGTAGGGCTGGTGGACCATGATCTTGGAGTGCGGCAAGGCGTAGCGACGGCCTTTGTTTCCTGCCGTCAGGATAATCGCGGCCCCGCTGGCGGCCAGGCCCATGCAATAAGTGGCAATGGGACATTCCAGAAACTGCATGCAATCGTAGATTGCCAGGGTGGCCGTTACCGACCCTCCAGGGCAGTTGATGTACATGTGAATTTCCTGAGTCTTGTTCTCATACTGAAGATACAGGAGTTTCTGGATGGTGATGTTAGCGAGGAAGTCCGTAATTGCGGACTGTCCGCCAGTTTCCGGAGAACTGCCCAGGAAGATAATCCGGTTATCGAGCAGGAGGTCGCCGGTTGTCATTTGACGCTGGCGAACGGTCTCTCGAAAACGTTGAATCTTCGGTTCGAACAACGGTCCCATATAGGGATTAGAACCTGTATCAATGTGCATGCACGTCCCCCTTATTCTTTGGTGGGCTGATCGGAAGAGGCTTCCGGCTGCTGCATAGCACCAGGAATCGCCTGAGAACCCGTACTGGAAAACTCAGCGGCGTCGTCTTCCTTCAGCGGCACATCTTCGTATGTTGCATTCTGGAGGACCAAGTCAAGGGCCTTGCGTTCCAGCAATTCCGTGGCCAGAGCTTCGATCAGATCTTCCCGTTCCAATCGAGCACGCACTTTGCGTGGTGATTCGTTGTTTCGTTCAGCAATTGTTTCGATTTCCGTATCGATATCGCCTTCGTCGATCTCAATCTTTTCCACATCGGCGATCTTTTGCAGCACGAAGTGTTCTTTCAGAGCTTTGGCCGTGCTTTGCAGCACGTCCTGGGTCATGAGCCGCTGCCGGGTCATGATTTCTTCTTCGCTCATACCGGCATTCCGCATTTCCATGATGCGGCGAGCCAGAATTCGCTTGGATTGGCGAGCCAAAAGGTCCTGAGGCAATTCCCAACTGCTCGAAGAGGTGATTAAACCAAACACTTCTTCCCGGGCAGACTGCCGCTGGGTATATTCTAGTCGACGTTCCAAGGCGGAGGCCATCAATTCGTCGAACTGAGCCATAGTACGAACGTTGAACATCTTCAACATATCGTCGGTTAGCTCTGGAAGAACCATAACTTCGATCTTTTTGATCGTGAAATCGGCTTTGACCAGTTGGCCGCGCAGTTCG
The genomic region above belongs to Telmatocola sphagniphila and contains:
- a CDS encoding ATP-dependent Clp protease proteolytic subunit, with translation MPLVPYVLDRSNREERVFDIYSRLLKDRIIFMLGQVDDQSANLVVAQLLYLQYEDPKADIHLYINSPGGSVTAGMSIYDTMQFISCDVATYVIGQAASMGAVLLTAGTKGKRYALPNSRVMIHQPLAGTEGTTTEILIHAKEFIRTKKHLNAILLKHTGQTLEAIERDTDRDKFMDASEAKEYGIIDQVLEKLPMPIKKD
- a CDS encoding ClpP family protease: MHIDTGSNPYMGPLFEPKIQRFRETVRQRQMTTGDLLLDNRIIFLGSSPETGGQSAITDFLANITIQKLLYLQYENKTQEIHMYINCPGGSVTATLAIYDCMQFLECPIATYCMGLAASGAAIILTAGNKGRRYALPHSKIMVHQPYGQVGGQVSDIEIQAAEILKDRSLLNDILVKHTGQPLSVIEKESERDRFFSAIQAKEFGLVDEVLQKIESPKKP